GCGGTCTCCTCACTAAGCAGGGTCCAGCCCGCCTCCGGGAACGCCTGCTTCAGACCATCCAGCAACCACTGATTCACGGCCAGGTCAGCCGCCGACACCGGGCCCTCTCCACCGTCATCCACACTCAAGGCTTTGGGGAAGCCGTACGGAGGCTGCTCACCGCGGGAATAGGCACGCAAAATGTCGGCGGCTCCCCAACAGAGTGGGCGCAAGGCCGCGAGCAGAGCATCCTGGCTGACACCGGCAGGCAAGGTCGGAGCAGTCGGCATCATGGGAAGGTCTGGGCGGAGCCATTGTGAAGCAGCGCGCCGAACCGGAAAACGGTGTCCTCTACATGGTCGGCACACCAATCGGTCATCTCGGTGACCTCTCACCGCGGGCGCGGGCGCTGCTGGCGGCGGTGGACACGGTGGCCTGTGAAGACACGCGCCACAGCGGCCAGCTGCTCTCCGCGTTGGGATCGACAGCCAGACGCTGCAGCTTTCATCAGCACAACACCCACAGCCGCATCCCCCAATTGCTGGAGGAACTGAGCCAGGGCCGCAGCGTGGCGGTGATCAGTGATGCTGGCCTGCCAGGCATCAGCGACCCGGGCGAAGAGCTGGTGGCTGCAGCGAGGGCAGCGGGCCATGCCGTGATTTGCATCCCGGGGCCCTGCGCCGCCACCACGGCCCTGGTCAGCAGCGGACTCCCCAGCGGTCGCTTCTGCTTCGAAGGATTTCTGCCCGCCAAAGGGAGAGATCGCCGACAACGGCTGGAAATCCTTGCCAAGGAACCCCGCACCACCGTGCTGTACGAGGCACCCCACCGACTGCTGAAACTGCTGGAGGAACTGCAGGAGCACTGCGGTGCTGCACGCCCCCTGCAGGTGACCCGTGAACTGACCAAGCGCCACGAAGAACAGGTTGGGCCCACCATCAGCGAGGCCCTGACGCATTTCACCCATCAGGCACCCCAAGGAGAATTCACCCTGGTGCTCGGTGGCGCCGAGGAGCAGACCCCAGAGCCTCTGAATGACGAGGCCTGCCTGCAACAACTCCAAGAGCTGATCGCCGATGGCATGAAAGCCAATGATGCGGCTCGGGACCTGGCGCATCGCAGTGGACGCTCAAAGCGGGAGCTGTATGCACTGCTGCACAGCGCAGAGAACCAGGCAGACTGAATAAAGCGTTTGAACCACGCGGCATGCTGCTGCGCCTGCGACTGCTGATGATCACGCTGGGATCCGGCGCGGCACTGCTGTTGGTGCTCTGTCTTGGAGCCCAGAACCTGAGCGATCGCTACCGCCTGCGACTTGGGATTGGAGAAACGGCTCCGTTGCCAGCAGGCTTTGTCGTTGGCGTGAGTGCCGTGCTGGGGGTTGTTAGTGGTGGCAGCCTCACAGCCCTACTGATGCCTGACTCTCAGCAGTAACTGAATCAGGCGTCGAGGGAATACAACGCTCCTTCCATCACCAGCCGCGTGATGCCGCGTGCCACCAGGTGGCGGGTGGTGCGCTCGAACACCTGGGTGTCAGGCACTTTGATCACACGCTGGCTGCGACCGCACTGACGCTTGGCCGTCCTCGGACTGGCGTACAGACAGAGGGCTTGTCGCGACAGTTCGGAGGGATCAGCAACGCCAAGCTCTGGAAATTCACTGACCGGTCGTGGGTCCAGCTCAACGGTCTTATCCACCAGCATGTAAACGCTTTCAGGCAAAACGCCAGCGGCAAAGGGCAGGCAGCTGATCTGTTCGCGGCTGACCTGAGGCAGATCAACAGCAAGAACGGCCACCTCGTGAAACACATCACCAGGGTCAGGCGCGAGGTCTTCGTCGTCACTGATGTCCTCCGGCTCATCAGCTCCGAAGTCATCAGCATCGTCAAGAGCCAGTGTGGACGGGCTGTCGTCATCAGCCGACTCGTCCTCTTCGGCTGCCTGATCTTCTGGGTCCACCAGTTCTGACGGCGAAGCTTCGGGCTCGGGAGCCTCCAGTTCAGGGCTGATGTCAGCAGCGGCGATGGGTTGTGGCGCTGGAGACGCACCGCGGGAACGCGAGGTCTTGAGCGCGCTGTACTCCTCAGGCGACAACAGGGTTCGCACCGTGCGGCTGACGGTGTTGGTACTGCATCCGAAGGCGTCTGCCAATGCCGCACTGGCCTCACCGGTGCGATAGCGCTCGAGCAGCTCCTGCTTCTGACTGTCCGTAAGCCGGCTGGGTGCCATCGCGAAAGTTGCGCAGCATCCAACCTTAAGTGCCGCCGCCGGGATCGACTGCAACAATGAGCCCTCTGCTCCCTTAGCTCAGCTGGATAGAGCAACTGCCTTCTAAGCAGTCGGTCGATGGTTCGAATCCATCAGGGGGCGTCAATCAAAGCCAAGACGACCGATAGGTTCACGGTTTTCACCGGAAGCCCTTTTCTTGCCGCGCGACATGCCGGTGAGAAGCAGCTGGTGGAGCTGTGAAAGCAGAAGTGTCTTGTTCTCACTCAGCCCATTGACTGTCTCGGCTTGTTGGGACGATTACTGGGCTATTGCGCTGAGTGTCTAAACGCGAAGAAAGGTAATGAGGTATCGACCGTCGCAGAACGGAACACCCCTTGAGAAATGAAATGATTCACGCCTTCAAGCTGTAGTGATGACTGAAGCGCTGAAACTCCCCTACGCGGTTCAAGGGCGCGGAACCGTTGAGCACATTGGCAATCACTTCTATCGAGTTTGCGGCCCTGCGGGCTGCACCGTTGTGCTGGGCCTTGCCAATGCTCTGTATCTGAGCAGGAATGTTCCCGAATCAATGTCCCCAACCGAAAGCTGAAAATTCTCAAGCTCGAGAACCTTGGAGGCCAAGGCAAGAGCGCTGATGAAAACATCCACCTCACCTGGTGGTGGGGTAGGTACTTGACCTAGAGACGAGTAGTAATGAATGCAATTGCCTATTACGTCGCCAATTGAGTTGATTTTATTTCACCACAAATCATCAAAACCCAACAA
This region of Synechococcus sp. NOUM97013 genomic DNA includes:
- the rsmI gene encoding 16S rRNA (cytidine(1402)-2'-O)-methyltransferase codes for the protein MKQRAEPENGVLYMVGTPIGHLGDLSPRARALLAAVDTVACEDTRHSGQLLSALGSTARRCSFHQHNTHSRIPQLLEELSQGRSVAVISDAGLPGISDPGEELVAAARAAGHAVICIPGPCAATTALVSSGLPSGRFCFEGFLPAKGRDRRQRLEILAKEPRTTVLYEAPHRLLKLLEELQEHCGAARPLQVTRELTKRHEEQVGPTISEALTHFTHQAPQGEFTLVLGGAEEQTPEPLNDEACLQQLQELIADGMKANDAARDLAHRSGRSKRELYALLHSAENQAD
- a CDS encoding helix-turn-helix domain-containing protein gives rise to the protein MAPSRLTDSQKQELLERYRTGEASAALADAFGCSTNTVSRTVRTLLSPEEYSALKTSRSRGASPAPQPIAAADISPELEAPEPEASPSELVDPEDQAAEEDESADDDSPSTLALDDADDFGADEPEDISDDEDLAPDPGDVFHEVAVLAVDLPQVSREQISCLPFAAGVLPESVYMLVDKTVELDPRPVSEFPELGVADPSELSRQALCLYASPRTAKRQCGRSQRVIKVPDTQVFERTTRHLVARGITRLVMEGALYSLDA